From Nymphaea colorata isolate Beijing-Zhang1983 chromosome 6, ASM883128v2, whole genome shotgun sequence, a single genomic window includes:
- the LOC116256123 gene encoding malate dehydrogenase, chloroplastic-like — translation MASMTTPAFSMRTTGFDAYSSPSSRFRPSFARFKPRVDLQRFSGLKAATGVIMESESSFLGKESGAALLVSSRSLECKQACEQSSCLLPRASSYKVAVLGAAGGIGQPLALLVKMSPLVSSLHLYDVANVKGVAADLSHCNTPSRVLDFTGPSELANALKGVDVVVVPAGVPRKPGMTRDDLFNINAGIVKSLVEAVADNCPGAFIHIISNPVNSTVPIAAEVLKQKGVYDPKKLFGVTTLDVVRANTFVAQKKNLRLIDVDVPVVGGHAGITILPLLSKTKPSVSFTGEEVEDLTVRIQNAGTEVVEAKAGAGSATLSMAYAAARFVESSLRALDGDSDVYECSYVQSELSELPFFASRVKLGKQGIEAFISADLQGLSEYEQKALEALKPELKASIDKGIAFVHKQATTAAV, via the coding sequence ATGGCATCAATGACAACGCCCGCTTTTTCAATGAGAACCACTGGTTTTGATGCATATTCATCTCCATCATCAAGGTTCAGGCCCTCTTTTGCAAGGTTCAAGCCCAGAGTTGATCTTCAGAGGTTCAGTGGTCTGAAGGCAGCAACTGGTGTCATCATGGAATCGGAATCTTCATTCTTAGGCAAGGAAAGTGGTGCTGCTCTTCTagtttcatcaagatcattaGAATGCAAACAAGCATGCGAACAATCTAGTTGTCTGCTGCCAAGAGCTTCGTCCTACAAGGTAGCTGTCCTGGGGGCTGCTGGAGGAATTGGGCAACCGCTAGCACTTCTGGTCAAGATGTCCCCGTTGGTGTCCTCATTGCATCTTTATGATGTTGCTAACGTTAAAGGAGTTGCTGCTGACCTTAGTCATTGCAATACTCCTTCTCGGGTCCTGGACTTTACAGGTCCTTCTGAGTTGGCTAATGCCTTGAAAGGTGTGGACGTTGTCGTGGTTCCAGCTGGAGTGCCAAGGAAGCCTGGCATGACACGTGATGATCTTTTCAATATCAATGCTGGTATTGTCAAAAGCTTAGTTGAGGCAGTGGCTGATAATTGTCCTGGTGCCTTCATTCACATTATCAGCAATCCAGTCAATTCCACCGTGCCAATTGCAGCTGAAGTTTTGAAACAGAAAGGCGTTTATGATCCAAAAAAGCTTTTTGGGGTTACCACCCTTGATGTTGTGAGAGCAAATACATTTGTTGCACAGAAGAAGAATCTGAGGCTGATTGATGTTGATGTACCAGTTGTTGGTGGGCATGCCGGCATTACTATATTACCATTACTGTCCAAAACAAAGCCATCAGTTAGTTTCACCGGTGAAGAGGTGGAGGATCTTACTGTGAGGATCCAAAATGCTGGAACTGAAGTTGTTGAGGCAAAAGCTGGTGCTGGTTCAGCTACTCTTTCCATGGCATATGCAGCAGCTAGATTTGTGGAATCTTCCCTCAGGGCCTTGGATGGTGATAGCGACGTGTATGAATGTTCTTATGTGCAGTCTGAGCTGTCGGAGCTTCCATTCTTTGCTTCAAGAGTCAAGCTGGGGAAGCAGGGTATCGAAGCCTTCATATCTGCAGATCTTCAAGGGCTGTCTGAGTATGAGCAGAAGGCCCTGGAAGCCTTGAAACCAGAACTGAAGGCAAGCATTGACAAGGGCATCGCCTTCGTGCATAAGCAGGCTACTACAGCTGCAGTTTGA